One window from the genome of Micromonospora aurantiaca ATCC 27029 encodes:
- a CDS encoding methionine synthase: MTEQAWPWPTGAATGIGSLPGTDIAEAQRIVLGELPALPHLPELPARGPGADIVGRTAGLLVELPVELYAARWRIAPRPGRDVRRARDLMERDLDQLAEQAEEYAGPVKVQAAGPFTLAAALELPIGGRMLRDPGAVRDLAGSLGKGLRGHVEAVTRRLPRASVLLQLDEPSLPAVLAGRVPTESGFGTHRPVETEVARALLHDVIEAAGVPALVHCCAPDAPLELIRSAGAVGVALDLSLVTDLDPLGEAIDAGLGLLAGAAPTLPPPSGRAPTSAEVADRVRRVWDQLGFPRRRLAEQVVITPACGLAGATPGYARAVLTACRDAGRRLAED; the protein is encoded by the coding sequence GTGACTGAGCAGGCGTGGCCCTGGCCCACCGGCGCGGCGACCGGCATCGGGTCGCTGCCCGGCACCGACATCGCCGAGGCGCAGCGGATCGTGCTCGGCGAGCTGCCCGCACTGCCGCACCTGCCCGAGCTGCCCGCCCGGGGGCCGGGCGCGGACATCGTCGGCCGCACCGCCGGCCTGCTCGTCGAACTGCCGGTCGAGCTGTACGCGGCCCGCTGGCGGATCGCCCCGCGCCCCGGCCGGGACGTGCGCCGTGCCCGCGACCTGATGGAACGCGACCTCGACCAGCTCGCCGAGCAGGCCGAGGAGTACGCCGGACCGGTCAAGGTCCAGGCCGCCGGCCCGTTCACCCTCGCCGCCGCGCTGGAGCTGCCGATCGGCGGCCGGATGCTGCGCGACCCGGGCGCGGTACGCGACCTCGCCGGCTCGCTCGGCAAAGGGCTGCGCGGGCACGTCGAGGCGGTGACCCGGCGGCTGCCCCGTGCCTCGGTGCTGCTCCAGCTCGACGAGCCGTCCCTGCCGGCGGTGCTGGCCGGCCGGGTGCCCACCGAGAGCGGATTCGGCACCCACCGTCCGGTGGAGACCGAGGTGGCGCGGGCGCTGCTGCACGACGTGATCGAGGCGGCCGGTGTTCCGGCGCTCGTGCACTGCTGCGCGCCGGACGCGCCGCTGGAGCTGATCCGGTCCGCCGGCGCGGTGGGCGTCGCGCTCGACCTGTCGCTGGTCACCGACCTCGACCCGCTCGGCGAGGCGATCGACGCCGGGCTCGGGCTGCTGGCCGGCGCCGCGCCGACGCTGCCGCCGCCGTCCGGCCGGGCACCGACGTCGGCCGAGGTCGCCGACCGGGTCCGGCGGGTCTGGGACCAGCTCGGCTTCCCCCGCCGCCGGCTGGCCGAGCAGGTGGTGATCACCCCCGCGTGCGGCCTGGCCGGCGCCACCCCGGGGTACGCCCGCGCGGTGCTCACCGCCTGCCGCGACGCGGGCCGGCGGCTCGCCGAGGACTGA